Proteins encoded together in one Onychomys torridus chromosome 1, mOncTor1.1, whole genome shotgun sequence window:
- the LOC118597389 gene encoding myeloid cell surface antigen CD33-like, translating into MLLPRLLPLLWVCEWTSGNDFLLSRSRGDMEHTLGTYKLKLQSSLVAVQEGLCVLVPCTFFEPSLKPSSDTVFGYWFHARANTDTDLPVATNNPNKSVQKTQSQFHLFGDPSTNDCSLDIRDAQRSDSGSYFFRMEKESVKWNYYVNKLSVDVTALTHTPNIEIPQELEPGHPSKVTCSVPWACERGTPPIFSWMSSAITSLGPRTTFSSVLTLIPRIQDHGTNLICQVTFPGANVTVQKTVQINVTWKSGPLAEVVLVAMGEAAIKFLILGICFLFLSMKSQRKKVEQPATQVDYTETIMDWSLRNLGPLIRMSLIIPEKQVFTVLDLKDVFFSLPLAECRALLLALPQVQFSKPTTIHPATLLPGEQPQVLMHDCHRMKGETGHSGPSSPPKTDIHWAIRETQLTSEYQFPLVGVCWYSLVQAGSQRGTGTNLEMTLQGDPPHSSGCEETEKQDSLHWDFMVSTDLERSHPA; encoded by the exons ATGCTGCTGCCCCGACTGCTCCCCCTGCTCTGGGTGTGTGAGTGGACATCTGGAAATGACTTTCTTCTCTCTAGAAGCCGGGGAGACATGGAACATACACTTGGGACATACAAGCTGAAATTGCAGTCCAGCCTCGTGGCAGTGCAGGAGGGTCTGTGTGTCCTTGTGCCCTGTACATTCTTTGAGCCCTCCTTGAAACCAAGTTCAGACACTGTCTTTGGCTACTGGTTCCATGCAAGAGCAAATACAGATACTGATTTACCAGTGGCTACAAACAACCCAAATAAATCGGTGCAGAAGACTCAGAGCCAATTCCACCTCTTTGGGGACCCAAGTACCAATGACTGCTCGCTGGACATCAGAGATGCACAGAGGAGTGACAGCGGTTCTTACTTCTTCAGAATGGAAAAAGAGAGTGTAAAATGGAATTACTACGTGAATAAGCTCTCAGTGGATGTGACAG CCCTCACTCACACCCCCAACATCGAAATCCCACAGGAGTTAGAGCCTGGCCACCCTAGTAAAGTGACATGCTCTGTGCCTTGGGCCTGTGAGCGGGGGACACCTCCCATCTTCTCCTGGATGTCATCTGCCATCACATCCCTGGGCCCCAGGACCACCTTTTCCTCAGTGCTGACCCTCATACCCAGGATCCAGGACCATGGCACCAACCTCATCTGTCAAGTGACCTTCCCTGGAGCTAATGTGACTGTTCAAAAGACTGTCCAGATCAATGTCACCT GGAAATCAGGGCCCCTGGCAGAGGTGGTTCTGGTAGCCATGGGAGAGGCTGCTATCAAATTCCTGATTCTTGGgatctgcttcctcttcctcag CATGAAATCCCAAAGGAAGAAAGTGGAGCAGCCAGCAACCCAGGTGGATTATACAGAAACTATCATGGATTGGTCTCTCAG AAACCTGGGACCTCTGATTCGCATGAGTCTGATTATTCCAGAGAAACAAGTGTTCACTGTTTTAGACCTGAAAGATGTATTCTTCAGCCTCCCGTTGGCAGAG TGCCGGGCCCTGCTCTTGGCCCTCCCTCAAGTCCAGTTTTCGAAACCTACCACCATCCATCCTGCCACCCTCCTGCCTGGTGAACAGCCTCAGGTGCTCATGCATGACTGTCACAGGATGAAAGGCGAAACCGG TCACAGCGGGCCCTCCAGTCCTCCAAAAACGGATATTCACTGGGCTATCCGAGAGACCCAGCTGACCTCCGAGTACCAGTTTCCCCTTGTTGGAGTCTGCTGGTACTCTCTGGTTCAAGCAGGTAGCCAAAGGGGCACTGGAACCAACTTGGAAATGACCCTACAGGGTGATCCTCCCCATTCCTCTGGCTGTGAAG AGACTGAAAAACAGGACAGCCTGCACTGGGACTTCATGGTGTCTACAGACCTTGAGCGCTCCCATCCTGCATGA